DNA from bacterium:
TAATAGTCAGTGTAGTACCAAATCCAATATGTATACTTTCCTTTGCTCCATAGCCATTGCCTTTTATCGTTACACAACTACCAACTGTGCCTTCTGTTGGTGAAATCAATATTATCTCTGGCAATATCATAAATATCCCATAAGCCTGCTCACTCCCGGATGCCTTAATCGTCGTCTGGCCATAGACTTGCGTATCTACGGTAAATGTCGTTGCCCAGCTCCCTTTGCTATAGCTTGAAGTCGTCTGAATCATTGCTCTTGTCCCAAAATCAAGCCTGATAACCTTGTTCGCTCCAAATCCATTCCCCGATACCGTGACCACACTCCCAACCGTGCCCTGACCAGGCGTAATAACAATGATATTGGGTAAAATCTTTATCTTATCTCCACTCTGGATACCCAGCACATCGTCATAACCTACAACCGTTGTCGTGCCGTAAGGCTGTGTATCTACTGTCCATGTCGTGCTAAAACTACCTCCCGCATAGCTTGAGGTAATTTGAATTGTTGGTGTTATCCCAAATTCTACCCGAATCAAACTATTTGCCCCATAACCATTGCCACAAATACGGATGATTGTCCCAACCGTGCCCTCTGCAGGACTAACCAAAATAATATGTGGTAATATCTTAAATAGCCCTTTTGCCTCTTCGCTTCCGTGTGCCTTGATGGTTGTCTGACCATAGGCTTGCGTATCCACCGTCCATGTCGTGCTAAAACTCCCTGCCTCACAACTCCAGCCCGTCTGGATGCTTGATGTTGTGCCAAAATCTATGGCGATAACTTTATTCCCACCAAATCCATTGCCCGCTACGGTAACCATGCTTCCAACCGTGCCTTCTGACGGCGATATAAAGATGAGTTTTGGTAAAATAAAGATACTTGCTCCTGCAAAAATATTAATATCATCCTCAAACGCAGTCACAGTCGTCGTCCCATAAGTCTGCGTATCCACAGTAAAGGTTGTTGTCCAGCTCCCTTCAGCCATCGTCGTTACAAACCCGATACTTGTCGTCCTCCCAAAAACAATTCGGATAGATGTCGTTGCCCCAAATCCATTGCCGCTAATGGTGATGACTGCCCCAACCGTGCCTGCCCGCGGCGTAACCTTAATAATATTCGGTAAGATACTAAATATCCCGGATGCCTCTTCACTGCCATATGCCTTGATGGTTGTCTGACCATAGGGTTGTGTATCCACTGTAAATATTGTTGTCCAGCTACCGGCTACATCGCTTGAGGTCTGTTGAATATCCACCCTCTTCCCAAAATCAACCCTGATTGTCTTACGCCCTCCAAATCCATTACCCCTTACCATCACAAAACTCCCAACTGTGCCGTTAGTGGGGGTGATGAAAATTATGCTTGGTAAAACTCTGAATAAATCTATTGCTTTTAGATTAGAAGTTAGTCCTATGGCTTTAACCGTGTAGGTACCATAAGGTTGGGTATCAATGGTGAAGGTTGTGGTGAAGGTGCCAGATGCATTTGTTGTTACAACGGCAATACTTGAAGTATTTCCCAAACTAATCAGTATCCCTTCAGTCGCACTAAATTCACTACCAAGGACTGTAATTATACTTCCCACGGTTCCGGCAGTTGGGGTAATGGAAATCTTACCCGCAAAAACAGTTGTTGTTCCCCGAGTAACATTATCACTTAAATCCTTTTCAATGTAGCATTCACCCGTAATGGTTGCGGAATTAACTATTTTTACAGAATTAAAAGTTGTTACCGTTGCATACAAATAAAATGTCCTTGAGACCTGTCCGGATAATGTCCCGACAAACCAGGTAATTTCATTTCCTGATATATTTGTTTGTAATCCACTATCATCACTACTATAACTTGTTCCTTCTGGTAATTCATCAATGATTTCAACATTTCGGACACCTACTTTATCGTAATTACCATACCAGATATCATAGGTAACTCTTTCACCAGCAATAACATTCGCCGGTGCGTATTTTTTTACCCAGAGATTAGTTTGCGTGCCTGAAATATGTGTAGAACAGGTGGAGATGTTATTAGCCCAGTCTTTATCAGGATAACACAGACTGGTGATACTGGCGATATTGATAATAGTCGTTGAGCCAAGTGCAGTAACGGTTCCATACAAGGTAAATGAACCTGTCTCTTCTGGTGATAATGTGGCTATTGACCAGATAATCTCATTGCCTGAAATATTTTTTGAGAAAGGACTATTATCATAACTGTAACTTACGCCATTAGGTAATAAATCGGTAATACTGACACTGCCAACGGTAAAACTACCGTTATTCCCATAGGTTATTTTATAAGCAATTGCCTCAGCCGTCGTCACACTACCCAGAACTTCCTTCATTATCCACAAATCAGTCAAAGTGCCTTTAACATGGGTTGAGCAGATTGCGAGATTATCACTGTTATCATTTTCAACATAACAGGTGCCGGTGATAGTAGCAATATTAATAATAGTGTTAGACCCAAGTGCCGTCACCGTGCCATATAAAGTAAATGTGGCAGATACACCCGGGGACAATGTGCCCACAAACCAGGTAATAAAATTACTTCCGCAAGTCCCTATTAACAAACCACTTGTATCAGTTCCATAACTTACTCCATCGGGTAAAATGTCAGTAATTGTTACACTTCCAACGGTATAAGTTCCCTTATTGCCATATTTTATCTGATATTCAATTACATCCTGGGTCGTAATACTTCCTGGCCCTATTTTTTCTATCCATAAATTACCTGGGGGTGAGGTTACATGAATTGAGGCTGTAGCAAAATTATCACTTTTATCTTGCTCAATATAACAGACACCTGTAATACTGGCAATATTGATAAGGGTCATAGAACCAAGGGCTGTAACAGTGCCATATAATTGAAAATCATAACTACCTCCCTCTGGAGATAATGTTCCTACAAACCAGGTAATTTTATTGCCGGAAATAGTTACTGGCAAGCCGCTATTATCAGAACGATAGATTATGCCATCAGGTAATAAATCTGTAATCGTTACACTGCCGACAGTATAATTACCCTTGTTTTTATAGTAAATATCATATTTGATGACTTGCTTTGGAAGAATTTCACTGACACTACTATACTTGCTTATCCAGAGATTACCTGGGGGAGCACCAATATGTGTCGTGCAGGTAGCCATATTATTACTGAAATTGCTTTCTGGATAACAGGCACTGGTGATACTGGCAATGTTAATTATGGTAATTGAGCCCAGAGCAGTTACAGAACCATACAAAGTAATTGTCCCTGCTTCCATTGCAGACAATGTCCCTATTAACCATTTAATTTTATTCCCTGAAATACTCTTTGTAAAGGCACAATCATCATCACAATAAATTAGACCATCAGGTAATAAATCAGTGATACTGACACTGCCGACTTTATAATTCTCATTATTACCATAAGTAATCGTATAGGTAATTCTCTCTTCAGGCATAATGTTATCTGTGCCTATTTTTTTTATCCACAGGTCAGCCGCTATGCCCTGAATATGGGTAGAGCAGGTAGCCACATTATCACTTTCATCTTGCTCAAAATAACATGTCCCCGTAATACTGGCAATATTAACAATTGTGTTAGAACCGAGCGTCGAAACAGTTCCATATAAAGTAAATGTGCCTGATACCCCAGCAGATAATGTGCCGATAAACCAGGTAATTTTATTATCCGAAATAGTACCCGATAGACTACTGGTATCAGAGCTATAACTTACACCATCAGGTAAAATGTCAGTAATCGTCACACTACCTACGGTATAACTTCCTTTATTACCATAGGTTATTTGATATTCAATGAGATTGCCCGTAGGGATATTTTCTGTTCCTGTCTTTTTTATCCATAAGTTACTGACTGGTGAGGTGATATGTGTTGAGCAGGAGGCATAATTATCGTTCCAATCTTGCTCATCATAACAAAGTAAATTAGTCGTAATACTGGCGAGATTTAGAAAGGTTCTTGAGCCCATTGCGGTTATTGTCAGTGTACCATATAAAATAATTTTGTTTATTCCAGTAGATAATGTCCCTATCTCCCAGGTGATTTTTTTACCTGATACCGTTGGCGAGACACCACTGGTATCAGTACTACCACTATAATCTACTTCATTTGGTAACAGGTCGGTAATATTAGCATTATATATGGTAGTAGCATCAGGATTCTCATAGTAAATATGATATGTAATTCTCTCTCCGATAGCGGCATCGCCGGCAGGATATTTGTATTTGTTTATCTTCAGGTTAATATTAGTTCTTTGAGTGGTTGGGGTAGGACTGCCTCCTTGAAAATCTACACTACAATCGTTTGTATCCTGATAAGGTGGCTGGCGATGTAAAGAGTTGCCTTCAGTTACCCCTGAATGTGCCGTGACCCCAGGATAAGAACCGCCTCCATAAACAACCACATCTATCACGGTTTTAAAATTATCCGACAATATAACTTCATCACCCCCATTAGATAATTCAATTGTGTAGCCTGTTATTTTTGTTACATCCGGGATATTGGAGTCGGTATTATTCAATTCAAAATCTGGATTTTTACCAAAAGCGGCGCAGGATGCTGTTCCTCTTTGTGCCACAGTAATCGTTCCATAGGGAAGAAGAACACTATTGGCAGGAAATGTATGAGTTCCTTCTATGTCTGAGAGGTAGTATCCTGAAAGGTCAATTAAATATGGTGTGTTATTCCTTATCTCGATGAATTCCTGCAGTTCATTTACAGGGTCGTAATAAACTTCCGTAATCAACAATTGGGGTATAACTCTAAATCCATCGGTCAATGTTCCGGTTTGACCATCAGGGTTAGTAACGAAGACGGTCCAACTACCAATTTGAACATTTTTTAAATCAACGACGGCGGTAATTGTTCCCGATTCAATAAATGTAGATGTGCCAATAATAGAAGTGCTTGCTCGAGTAAGGGTAACCGTGGCTCCAGATTGAAAGTTAGAACCTCTAATGGTTACACTTATCGTGCCACTATTTATGCCGATGTTTGGATTAATACTGGTAATAGTTGGTTGGGCGATAACTTCTTTACTAAGAAAGATAGAAAATATAATGCCAAAAGTTATCCCCACAGTTTTTAA
Protein-coding regions in this window:
- a CDS encoding lamin tail domain-containing protein, which translates into the protein MKLKTVGITFGIIFSIFLSKEVIAQPTITSINPNIGINSGTISVTIRGSNFQSGATVTLTRASTSIIGTSTFIESGTITAVVDLKNVQIGSWTVFVTNPDGQTGTLTDGFRVIPQLLITEVYYDPVNELQEFIEIRNNTPYLIDLSGYYLSDIEGTHTFPANSVLLPYGTITVAQRGTASCAAFGKNPDFELNNTDSNIPDVTKITGYTIELSNGGDEVILSDNFKTVIDVVVYGGGSYPGVTAHSGVTEGNSLHRQPPYQDTNDCSVDFQGGSPTPTTQRTNINLKINKYKYPAGDAAIGERITYHIYYENPDATTIYNANITDLLPNEVDYSGSTDTSGVSPTVSGKKITWEIGTLSTGINKIILYGTLTITAMGSRTFLNLASITTNLLCYDEQDWNDNYASCSTHITSPVSNLWIKKTGTENIPTGNLIEYQITYGNKGSYTVGSVTITDILPDGVSYSSDTSSLSGTISDNKITWFIGTLSAGVSGTFTLYGTVSTLGSNTIVNIASITGTCYFEQDESDNVATCSTHIQGIAADLWIKKIGTDNIMPEERITYTITYGNNENYKVGSVSITDLLPDGLIYCDDDCAFTKSISGNKIKWLIGTLSAMEAGTITLYGSVTALGSITIINIASITSACYPESNFSNNMATCTTHIGAPPGNLWISKYSSVSEILPKQVIKYDIYYKNKGNYTVGSVTITDLLPDGIIYRSDNSGLPVTISGNKITWFVGTLSPEGGSYDFQLYGTVTALGSMTLINIASITGVCYIEQDKSDNFATASIHVTSPPGNLWIEKIGPGSITTQDVIEYQIKYGNKGTYTVGSVTITDILPDGVSYGTDTSGLLIGTCGSNFITWFVGTLSPGVSATFTLYGTVTALGSNTIINIATITGTCYVENDNSDNLAICSTHVKGTLTDLWIMKEVLGSVTTAEAIAYKITYGNNGSFTVGSVSITDLLPNGVSYSYDNSPFSKNISGNEIIWSIATLSPEETGSFTLYGTVTALGSTTIINIASITSLCYPDKDWANNISTCSTHISGTQTNLWVKKYAPANVIAGERVTYDIWYGNYDKVGVRNVEIIDELPEGTSYSSDDSGLQTNISGNEITWFVGTLSGQVSRTFYLYATVTTFNSVKIVNSATITGECYIEKDLSDNVTRGTTTVFAGKISITPTAGTVGSIITVLGSEFSATEGILISLGNTSSIAVVTTNASGTFTTTFTIDTQPYGTYTVKAIGLTSNLKAIDLFRVLPSIIFITPTNGTVGSFVMVRGNGFGGRKTIRVDFGKRVDIQQTSSDVAGSWTTIFTVDTQPYGQTTIKAYGSEEASGIFSILPNIIKVTPRAGTVGAVITISGNGFGATTSIRIVFGRTTSIGFVTTMAEGSWTTTFTVDTQTYGTTTVTAFEDDINIFAGASIFILPKLIFISPSEGTVGSMVTVAGNGFGGNKVIAIDFGTTSSIQTGWSCEAGSFSTTWTVDTQAYGQTTIKAHGSEEAKGLFKILPHIILVSPAEGTVGTIIRICGNGYGANSLIRVEFGITPTIQITSSYAGGSFSTTWTVDTQPYGTTTVVGYDDVLGIQSGDKIKILPNIIVITPGQGTVGSVVTVSGNGFGANKVIRLDFGTRAMIQTTSSYSKGSWATTFTVDTQVYGQTTIKASGSEQAYGIFMILPEIILISPTEGTVGSCVTIKGNGYGAKESIHIGFGTTLTI